CGCGGGCGTGGACTGGATCCTGCCCCTCCTTCCCCCGGGGGTCATCCTCTGCGACGGCTCGGGGATCCACGACGCCCCCGTGGCCGAGTGGGTGGTCCTGGCCCTCCTCGCCCTCCTCAAGGACCTCCCCGGCTTCCTGGCCGCCCAGCAGGAGGCCCGCTGGGCCCCCAGGCGCCTTCCGGACCTCGAGGGCAAGGCCGTCCTCCTCCTGGGCTACGGGGCCATTGGGCGGGCGGTGGCGGAGAGGCTTCGGGCCTTTGGGGCGGAGATTCTTCCCGTGGCCCGCCATCCCCGCCCCGGGGTCTACACAAGGGAGGACCTCCCCCACCTCCTCCCCCGGGCGGATGCGGTGGTCCTCCTCCTGCCCCTTACCCCCGAGACTCGAGGCCTGGTGGACCGGGCCTTTCTCCGGGCCATGAGGGAGGGGGCCCTGCTGGTGAACGCCGGCCGGGGGGCTCTCGTGGACACGCAGGCCCTCCTCGAGGCCCTCCAAGCAGGCCGGATTCGGGCTGCCCTGGACGTGACCGATCCCGAGCCCCTGCCGGAGGACCACCCCTTGTGGCGGGCGCCCGGCCTCCTCCTCACCCCCCACGTGGCCGGCCTCTCCGAGGGGTTTCCCCGGCGGGCGGCCCGCTTCCTTGCCGAGCAGGTGGGGCGCTACCTCCGGGGCGAGCCCCTTTTGAACGTGGTGCGGGAGGGGTACTGACGCCCGCCACGCCGGGCGCTATACTAGAGGTCCTGCCCCAAAAGGCAGGGGGCGCACCACGGGGGGAGCCGCCCTACGCCCACCCCGCGTAGAAAGGAGGAAGGATGCAGAAGAAGGAACTCCTCTCTACGCCTGTGGAGCCGGTGGACATCAAGGCCTTTGACGCCGGGCCCATCCTCGAGGCCATGGGGAAGACGGCCTTCCAGGCCCGCAACCTCCACCGGGCCGCGGAGATCTACCTCAGGATGCTCCAGGACGACTGCGCCGTGATCCTCACCCTGGCGGGGAGCCTGGTCTCTGCGGGCCAGGGCCTCATCGTCCACGACCTCATAAGGAAGGGCCTGGTGGACGCCATCGTGGCCACGGGGGCCAACATCGTGGACCAGGACTTCTTTGAGGCCCTGGGCCACCGCCACTACCAGGGGGACCCGAGGGCGGACGACGAGGCCCTAAGGCGGCTCTGGATTGACCGCATCTACGACACCTACATTGACGAGGCGGAGCTAAGGCACACGGACTACACCATTGCCGAGATCGCCGACCGCCTGGAGCCCCGCCCCTACTCCAGCCGGGAGTTCATCGCCGAGATGGGCCGCTACCTGGTGGAGCGGGGCCTCGGGGAGAGGAGCATCGTGCGGGCCGCCTACGAGGAGGGCGTGCCCATCTTCGTCCCCGCCTTCTCCGACTCCTCGGCGGGCTTTGGCCTCGTCTATCACCAGGTGAAACGCCCGGAGGCCCACGTGACCATTGACTCCGTGGCCG
Above is a genomic segment from Thermus islandicus DSM 21543 containing:
- a CDS encoding 2-hydroxyacid dehydrogenase encodes the protein MRILAPRLREEVFALLPKGVEVRFLDEPWPEGVDLFLPPFGEEDLVRRVLGEVEVRVVQTLSAGVDWILPLLPPGVILCDGSGIHDAPVAEWVVLALLALLKDLPGFLAAQQEARWAPRRLPDLEGKAVLLLGYGAIGRAVAERLRAFGAEILPVARHPRPGVYTREDLPHLLPRADAVVLLLPLTPETRGLVDRAFLRAMREGALLVNAGRGALVDTQALLEALQAGRIRAALDVTDPEPLPEDHPLWRAPGLLLTPHVAGLSEGFPRRAARFLAEQVGRYLRGEPLLNVVREGY
- a CDS encoding 1,9-bis(guanidino)-5-aza-nonane synthase; translation: MQKKELLSTPVEPVDIKAFDAGPILEAMGKTAFQARNLHRAAEIYLRMLQDDCAVILTLAGSLVSAGQGLIVHDLIRKGLVDAIVATGANIVDQDFFEALGHRHYQGDPRADDEALRRLWIDRIYDTYIDEAELRHTDYTIAEIADRLEPRPYSSREFIAEMGRYLVERGLGERSIVRAAYEEGVPIFVPAFSDSSAGFGLVYHQVKRPEAHVTIDSVADFRELTEIKLKAGTTGLVMLGGGVPKNFAQDIVVAAEVLGHQVEMHKYAIQITVADERDGGLSGSTLSEAQSWGKVDAALSQMVFAEATLAFPLLASYVYHRAPARAKRRYADLFRREVPA